The Fructilactobacillus myrtifloralis genome contains a region encoding:
- the glyQ gene encoding glycine--tRNA ligase subunit alpha: MTKKLSMQAIAATLKKYWSQQGCMVMDAYDTEKGAGTMSPFTFLRAIGPEPWNVCYVEPSRRPADGRYGENPNRLYQHHQFQVLMKPSPDDIQNLYIHSLEELGINPLEHDIRFVEDNWENPSMGCAGVGWEVWLDGMEVTQFTYFQVVGGLQMDPVAVEITYGLERLASYIQDVNNVFDLEWSDGVKYGDIFKEPEYEHSKYSFEESNQAMLHQLFDAYEKEAQRLIKLGLVHPAYDYVLKCSHTFNQLDARGAVSVTERAGYLARIRKMAHGIAQAFVEERRKLGFPLIKDPQTRAAVLAEYTKKHEATVHQQAKQKGEAK; this comes from the coding sequence ATGACAAAAAAGCTCTCAATGCAAGCAATTGCGGCAACGCTTAAAAAGTATTGGAGTCAGCAAGGGTGCATGGTAATGGATGCGTACGATACCGAAAAAGGGGCCGGGACGATGAGTCCGTTTACCTTTCTGCGGGCCATTGGACCAGAACCATGGAACGTCTGTTATGTGGAACCATCGAGACGGCCAGCAGACGGTCGGTACGGGGAAAACCCAAATCGGTTGTACCAACACCACCAGTTTCAAGTCCTCATGAAGCCCTCTCCAGATGACATTCAAAACCTGTACATTCATTCCCTAGAGGAACTGGGGATTAATCCCTTAGAACACGACATTCGGTTCGTGGAAGACAACTGGGAAAACCCCTCAATGGGTTGTGCCGGAGTTGGTTGGGAAGTCTGGCTCGATGGGATGGAAGTAACGCAGTTTACCTATTTCCAAGTCGTGGGAGGCTTACAGATGGATCCCGTGGCCGTAGAAATTACCTACGGGTTGGAACGACTAGCTTCTTACATTCAAGACGTTAATAACGTTTTTGATCTTGAATGGTCGGACGGGGTTAAGTATGGCGACATCTTCAAAGAACCGGAGTACGAACACTCTAAATATAGCTTTGAAGAAAGTAACCAAGCCATGCTCCATCAATTGTTTGATGCGTACGAAAAGGAAGCACAACGGTTGATTAAACTCGGCTTAGTGCACCCCGCCTACGACTACGTTTTAAAGTGTAGTCATACCTTTAACCAACTGGATGCCCGTGGAGCCGTTTCGGTGACGGAACGGGCCGGGTATCTTGCCCGGATTCGGAAAATGGCTCACGGGATTGCCCAGGCCTTTGTTGAAGAACGCCGGAAGTTAGGCTTCCCGTTGATTAAGGATCCACAAACGCGAGCTGCCGTACTCGCTGAATATACGAAAAAACACGAAGCAACTGTGCATCAACAAGCAAAACAAAAGGGGGAGGCAAAATAA